One stretch of Cygnus olor isolate bCygOlo1 chromosome 1, bCygOlo1.pri.v2, whole genome shotgun sequence DNA includes these proteins:
- the IRS2 gene encoding LOW QUALITY PROTEIN: insulin receptor substrate 2 (The sequence of the model RefSeq protein was modified relative to this genomic sequence to represent the inferred CDS: inserted 2 bases in 1 codon): MASPAVLGPPGSPPGANLNNNNNNNQGVRKCGYLRKQKHGHKRFFVLRGPGGGEEAGGARLEYYESEKKWRNKSGAPKRVIALDSCLNINKRADAKHKYLIALYTKDEYFAVAAENEQEQEGWYRALTDLLNEGKAAGQGSPRRHLPSPFAASCSAAAAASSLAAAGEELNYGLVTPAAAAYREVWQVTLKPKGLGQSKNLTGVHRLCLSARTIGFVRLNCELPSVTLQLMNIRRCGHSDSFFFIEVGRSAATGPGELWMQADDSVVAQNIHETILEAMKALKELSEFRPRSKSQSSSSSSSGGAGGGGGAGGSSATHPITVPGRRHHHLVNLPPSQTGLLRRSRTDSLAAGPKCTPCRVRTASEGDGCRVGSAAGSPMSPGPVRTPLSRSHTLSGGGGGARPAGKLLPVLAGGGLQGSRSMSMPASHSPPSATSPVSLSSSSGLGSEPAHPHHPQRPSSGSASVSGSPSDAGFMSFDEYGSSPGGDLRPFSSSSTASNRSNTPESVAETPPARDPGAGTDLYGYMAMERPPSGRLCYRPCPDPAADRGHRKRTYSLTTPCRQRPPPPQLSSASLDEYTLMRATFAGSAGRLFPSFPAAASPKVTYTPYPEDYGDIEIGSHRSSGSSSTNLGPPAGGGGGGGGGGGGGGGGDDDGYMPMTPGVAAALGRGSRGGDDYMPMSPTSVSAPKQILQPRPGVGGGSPGNGSSYKTSSPGESSPDDSGYMRMWCGSKLSVESSDGRLSNGDYINMSPRDPXTMGPRLPPSPPPDFFFAPAGHGAGEPPKPGCYSYSSLPRSYKSQGLAKDSDQYVFMNSPGRMIPEEAVCGTGPSPAGTFAPSSHTVPSPLRHSRTESFLSQRCQRAVRPSRLSLETLRTMLPSMNEHPLPPEPKSPGEYINIDFGDAAVYSPPSLPADSPASSLGSGTGQRRSPLSDYMNIDFGSQSPSQSGTVSVGSLEALSPGSSSSTSQPDGRYLKAAVGVTCLSSPSDGGDYTEMTFGMATTPPQPIVQKPESARVTSPTAGVKRLTLSGVEAFILASPPPDPNRGAKVIRADPQGRRRHSSETFSSTTTVTPVSPSFAHNPKRHNSASVENVSLRKSEGLEEEQGSSPMCRETSAGFQNGLNYIAIDVVDGTLANCDKGRSKARHVLKGGINGVETSAYASIDFLSHNLKEASAVKE, translated from the exons ATGGCGAGCCCCGCCGTGCTGGGTCCGCCGGGCTCCCCGCCCGGCGCCAacctgaacaacaacaacaacaacaaccaggGCGTGAGGAAGTGCGGCTACCTGCGCAAGCAGAAGCACGGCCACAAGCGCTTCTTCGTGCTGCGGGGcccgggcggcggggaggaggcgggGGGCGCCCGGCTGGAGTACTACGAGAGCGAGAAGAAATGGAGGAACAAGTCCGGGGCGCCCAAGCGGGTGATCGCCCTGGACTCGTGCCTCAACATCAACAAGCGCGCCGACGCCAAGCACAAGTACCTCATCGCCCTCTACACCAAGGACGAGTACTTCGCCGTGGCGGCCGAGAacgagcaggagcaggagggctggTACCGGGCGCTCACCGACCTGCTCAACGAGGGCAAGGCGGCCGGGCAGGGCTCGCCGCGCCGCCACCTCCCGTCGCCCTTCGCCGCCTCCtgcagcgccgccgccgccgcctcctccctgGCGGCCGCCGGCGAGGAGCTCAACTACGGGCTGGTCacgccggccgccgccgcctaCCGGGAGGTCTGGCAGGTGACGCTGAAGCCCAAGGGCTTGGGGCAGAGCAAGAACCTCACCGGCGTGCACCGGCTGTGCCTCTCGGCCCGCACCATCGGCTTCGTGCGCCTCAACTGCGAGCTGCCGTCGGTCACGCTGCAGCTGATGAACATCCGCCGCTGCGGCCACTCGGACAGCTTCTTCTTCATCGAGGTGGGGCGCTCGGCCGCCACCGGGCCCGGCGAGCTGTGGATGCAGGCGGACGACTCGGTGGTGGCGCAGAACATCCACGAGACCATCCTGGAGGCCATGAAGGCGCTCAAGGAGCTGTCCGAGTTCCGGCCCCGCAGCAAGAGCCAGTCCtcgtcctcctcttcctccggcggggcgggcggcggcggcggggccggcggctcCTCGGCCACCCACCCCATCACGGTGCCCGGCCGCCGGCACCACCACCTGGTCAACCTGCCCCCCAGCCAGACCGGGCTGCTGCGCCGCTCCCGCACCGACAGCCTGGCCGCCGGCCCCAAGTGCACGCCGTGCCGGGTGCGGACGGCCAGCGAGGGCGACGGCTGCCGGGTGGGCtccgccgccggcagccccaTGAGCCCCGGCCCCGTGCGGACCCCGCTCAGCCGCTCGCACACGctgagcggcggcggcggaggagccCGGCCGGCGGGGAAGCTGCTGCCGGTGCTGGCCGGGGgcgggctgcagggcagccgCTCCATGTCCATGCCCGCCTCGCACTCGCCCCCCTCCGCCACCAGCCCCgtcagcctctcctccagcagcggGCTGGGCTCCGAGCCGGCGCACCCGCACCACCCGCAGCGCCCGTCCAGCGGCAGCGCCTCCGTCTCCGGCTCGCCCAGCGACGCGGGCTTCATGTCCTTCGACGAGTACGGCTCCAGCCCCGGCGGCGACCTGCggcccttctcctcctcctccaccgccaGCAACCGCAGCAACACGCCCGAGTCGGTGGCCGAGACCCCCCCGGCGCGGGACCCCGGCGCCGGCACCGACCTCTACGGCTACATGGCGATGGAGCGGCCCCCGAGCGGCCGCCTCTGCTACCGGCCCTGCCCCGACCCGGCGGCCGACCGGGGCCACCGCAAGCGGACCTACTCGCTGACCACCCCGTGCCGGCAGAGGCCCCCCCCGCCGCAGCTCTCCTCCGCCTCCCTCGACGAGTACACGCTGATGCGCGCCACCTTCGCCGGCAGCGCCGGCcgcctcttcccctccttccctgccgcGGCATCCCCCAAAGTGACCTACACCCCCTACCCCGAGGACTACGGGGACATCGAGATCGGCTCGCACCGCAGctccggcagcagcagcaccaaccTGGGGCCGCCGGcaggggggggaggggggggaggaggaggaggaggaggaggcggtggggGAGATGATGATGGCTACATGCCCATGACCCCCGGCGTGGCCGCGGCCCTCGGGCGGGGGAGCCGGGGAGGCGATGATTACATGCCCATGAGCCCCACCAGCGTGTCCGCCCCCAAGCAGATCCTACAGCCCCGGCCCGGGGTGGGCGGTGGGTCCCCCGGGAACGGGAGCAGCTACAAGACCAGCTCGCCCGGGGAGAGTTCCCCTGACGACAGCGGCTACATGAGGATGTGGTGTGGCTCCAAGCTGTCCGTGGAGAGCTCGGACGGGAGGCTGAGCAACGGTGACTACATCAATATGTCCCCTCGGGACCC CACCATGGGCCCCAGGctccctccctcaccccccccGGACTTCTTCTTTGCCCCTgcggggcacggggctggcgaGCCCCCCAAACCTGGCTGCTATTCATACAGCTCCTTACCCCGCTCCTACAAGAGTCAGGGCCTGGCTAAGGACAGCGACCAGTACGTCTTCATGAACTCCCCGGGGAGGATGATCCCGGAGGAGGCGGTGTGCGGCACGGGTCCCTCCCCGGCCGGCACCTTCGCCCCCTCCAGCCACACGGTGCCTTCGCCCCTGCGGCACAGCCGGACCGAGAGCTTCCTGAGCCAGCGGTGCCAGCGGGCGGTCCGGCCCAGCCGCCTCTCTCTGGAGACCTTGCGGACGATGCTGCCCAGCATGAACGAGCACCCCCTGCCTCCCGAGCCCAAGAGCCCCGGGGAATACATAAACATCGACTTCGGGGATGCCGCCGTCTATTCGCCCCCCTCGCTGCCCGCCGACagcccagcctcctccctggGCTCGGGCACGGGGCAGAGGCGCTCCCCCCTCTCTGACTACATGAACATTGACTTCGGTTCGCAGTCGCCCTCGCAGTCGGGCACGGTCTCGGTGGGCTCCTTGGAAGCGCTCTCACCGGGCTcttcctccagcaccagccagcCCGACGGGCGCTACCTGAAAGCGGCTGTGGGGGTGACTTGTTTGTCCAGCCCGTCCGACGGCGGGGATTACACCGAGATGACCTTTGGCATGGCCACCACCCCGCCCCAACCCATCGTTCAGAAGCCAGAAAGTGCCCGGGTCACCAGCCCCACGGCTGGGGTGAAGAGGCTCACCCTCTCTGGGGTGGAGGCTTTCATTCTTGCCAGCCCGCCCCCGGACCCCAACCGCGGGGCCAAGGTCATTCGGGCCGACCCCCAGGGGCGCAGGAGGCACAGTTCGGAAACTTTCTCCTCCACTACCACTGTGACCCCCGTGTCCCCCTCCTTTGCACACAACCCCAAAAGGCACAACTCGGCCTCGGTGGAGAACGTGTCCCTCAGGAAAAGTGAAGGcctggaggaggagcagggcagcagccccatgTGCCGGGAGACCTCGGCCGGCTTCCAGAACGGCCTCAACTACATCGCCATCGACGTGGTGGACGGGACCCTGGCAAACTGTGACAAAGGCAGGTCGAAAGCCAGGCACGTCCTGAAAGGAGGTATCAACGGAGTGGAGACGAGCGCCTATGCCAGCATAGACTTTCTGTCTCACAACCTGAAAGAAGCAAGTGCTGTGAAAG